The following are encoded together in the Streptomyces sp. NBC_00341 genome:
- a CDS encoding discoidin domain-containing protein, protein MTSTPRRQLLRRSISASLSLALAAVGTAAAVVLSSAPAAQAAGVPAPSPVAVPGRGATVPFKEQEAEYAATNGTLIGPNRLYGTLPSEASGRQAVTLDAVGEYVEFTLTAPANAMSFRYSLPDSAAGSGRDASINVLVNGASPKSVPVTSKYGWYYGGYPFNNNPGDTNPHHFYDEARTMFGSTLAAGTKVRLQVSSTSASPSFTIDLADFEQVAAPTAKPSGALDVVSDFGADPTGAADSTAKIQAAVDAGKAQGKEVYIPQGTFQVRDHIVVDKVTLRGAGPWYSVLTGRDPVNRSKAVGVYGKYARDGGSSNVTLKDFAIIGDIQERVDDDQVNAIGGALSNSTVDNIWMQHTKCGAWMDGPMDNLTIKNSRILDQTADGVNFHYGVTNSTVTNTFVRNSGDDGLAMWAENVPNVKNKFTFNTVVLPILANNIVTYGGKDITISDNVMSDTITNGGGLHIANRYPGVNSGQGTAVSGTTTAARNTLIRTGNNDYNWQFGVGAIWFSGLNEPINATVNISDTEILDSSYAAIHLIEGATNGLHFNNIKIDGAGTYALQIQSPGTATFTNVVATHIAQSNPIHNCVGSGFQITRGAGNSGWYSDPPACTGNWPAPVWTNGGVPQGGTGPTDPTDPPTDPTDPTDPTDPPTDPPAETGNLARGHSVTESGHADVYGASRAVDGDANTYWESTNNAFPQTITVDLGAAKAVKRLVLKLPPAAAWATRTQTLGVSGSTDNNTFNSLKGSAGYTFDPSSGNKATVTLPGTSARYLRLTFTGNTGWPAAQLSELEAYTTTD, encoded by the coding sequence CGTCGCGGTTCCCGGTCGCGGCGCGACCGTTCCGTTCAAGGAGCAGGAAGCCGAGTACGCGGCCACCAACGGCACGCTGATCGGCCCGAACCGGCTGTACGGCACGCTGCCCTCAGAGGCCTCCGGCCGGCAGGCCGTGACGCTGGACGCGGTCGGTGAGTACGTGGAGTTCACGCTCACCGCACCCGCCAACGCGATGTCCTTCCGCTACTCGCTGCCGGACAGCGCCGCCGGATCGGGCCGGGACGCCTCGATCAACGTGCTGGTGAACGGCGCATCACCGAAGTCGGTGCCCGTCACCTCCAAGTACGGCTGGTACTACGGCGGTTATCCCTTCAACAACAACCCGGGCGACACCAACCCGCACCACTTCTACGACGAGGCCCGGACGATGTTCGGGTCGACCCTCGCCGCCGGTACGAAGGTCCGGCTGCAGGTCTCCTCCACCTCCGCGTCACCGTCGTTCACCATCGACCTGGCGGACTTCGAGCAGGTGGCCGCACCGACCGCCAAGCCCTCCGGCGCACTCGACGTCGTCTCCGACTTCGGCGCCGACCCGACCGGGGCGGCGGACTCGACCGCCAAGATCCAGGCGGCCGTGGACGCGGGGAAGGCGCAGGGCAAGGAGGTCTACATCCCGCAGGGCACCTTCCAGGTCCGCGACCACATCGTCGTGGACAAGGTGACGCTGCGCGGCGCCGGTCCCTGGTACTCCGTGCTGACGGGACGCGATCCCGTCAACCGGAGCAAGGCCGTCGGCGTCTACGGGAAGTACGCCAGGGACGGCGGCAGCAGCAACGTCACGCTCAAGGACTTCGCCATCATCGGTGACATCCAGGAGCGGGTGGACGACGACCAGGTCAACGCCATCGGCGGTGCCCTGTCGAATTCCACCGTCGACAACATCTGGATGCAGCACACCAAGTGCGGCGCCTGGATGGACGGTCCGATGGACAACCTCACCATCAAGAACAGCCGCATCCTGGACCAGACCGCCGACGGCGTGAACTTCCACTACGGCGTCACCAACTCCACCGTCACCAACACCTTCGTCCGCAACTCCGGCGACGACGGACTGGCGATGTGGGCGGAGAACGTCCCGAACGTGAAGAACAAGTTCACGTTCAACACCGTGGTCCTGCCGATCCTCGCCAACAACATCGTGACGTACGGCGGCAAGGACATCACGATCTCCGACAACGTCATGTCGGACACCATCACCAACGGCGGCGGCCTGCACATCGCCAACCGCTATCCAGGGGTCAACTCCGGTCAGGGAACCGCTGTCTCAGGCACCACCACAGCGGCCCGCAACACCCTGATCCGGACCGGCAACAACGACTACAACTGGCAGTTCGGCGTCGGCGCGATCTGGTTCAGCGGGCTCAACGAGCCCATCAACGCCACCGTCAACATCTCCGACACGGAGATACTCGACAGCTCCTACGCCGCGATCCACCTCATCGAGGGCGCGACCAACGGGCTGCACTTCAACAACATCAAGATCGACGGCGCCGGTACCTACGCGCTCCAGATCCAGTCGCCGGGCACGGCCACCTTCACCAACGTGGTGGCCACCCACATCGCGCAGTCCAACCCGATCCACAACTGCGTCGGCAGCGGCTTCCAGATCACCCGGGGCGCCGGCAACTCCGGCTGGTACTCCGACCCGCCTGCCTGCACCGGCAACTGGCCGGCCCCGGTGTGGACCAACGGCGGTGTGCCGCAGGGCGGCACCGGCCCGACGGATCCCACGGACCCGCCGACCGACCCGACCGACCCCACCGACCCGACCGATCCGCCCACCGACCCGCCCGCAGAGACGGGCAACCTCGCCCGGGGCCACAGCGTGACCGAGTCCGGCCACGCGGATGTGTACGGCGCGTCCAGGGCCGTGGACGGTGACGCGAACACCTACTGGGAGAGCACCAACAACGCCTTCCCGCAGACCATCACGGTCGATCTGGGCGCGGCCAAGGCGGTCAAGCGACTGGTCCTGAAGCTGCCGCCGGCAGCGGCCTGGGCCACCCGTACGCAGACCCTGGGCGTGTCCGGCAGCACCGACAACAACACGTTCAACTCGCTGAAGGGCTCTGCGGGTTACACCTTCGACCCGTCGAGCGGAAACAAGGCGACCGTCACCCTGCCCGGCACGTCGGCCCGGTATCTGCGGCTGACGTTCACCGGCAACACCGGGTGGCCGGCGGCGCAGCTCTCCGAACTGGAGGCCTACACCACCACCGACTGA